The following are from one region of the Zonotrichia leucophrys gambelii isolate GWCS_2022_RI chromosome 1A, RI_Zleu_2.0, whole genome shotgun sequence genome:
- the SPX gene encoding spexin yields the protein MKGLHKPPVSALALLLAASFVTFSWSAPQAHFQRRNWTPQAMLYLKGAQGRRFIADESQRKDLYDRVQLETRSHNTNPLSLSEAAVLFLTSLQKAQEVEEENSEHPGYLTDSLLNW from the exons ATGAAG GGGCTGCACAAACCCCCGGTgtctgccctggcactgctcctggcCGCGTCCTTCGTCACCTTCTCCTGGAGCGCCCCTCAG GCTCATTTCCAAAGGAGAAACTGGACTCCTCAGGCCATGCTCTATTTGAAGGGTGCAC AGGGACGTCGCTTCATCGCAGATGAGAGCCAGAGGAAGGACCTGTATGACAGAGTGCAGCTGG AAACACGCAGCCATAACACAAATCCTTTATCCCTTTctgaagctgctgtgctgttccttACTTCCTTGCAGAAAGCACAGGAAG tggaagaagaaaacagtgaACACCCTGGCTACTTGACAGACAGTCTATTAAATTggtga